Proteins encoded by one window of Dendropsophus ebraccatus isolate aDenEbr1 chromosome 4, aDenEbr1.pat, whole genome shotgun sequence:
- the LOC138789248 gene encoding 3-galactosyl-N-acetylglucosaminide 4-alpha-L-fucosyltransferase FUT3-like: protein MSWSIFFFLMNSYVIFLLLTYYHGERGSVSSKQNFALNCTIPPEVILPQNYSTTAPQEQSSWIILLWTWPAGRNFSLNQCPPSIDSSGCFFTVDRSMYSMSDAVVIHHRDVSWSLSLLPPTPRPSKQFWIWFNLESPSNTQNLTMMDNIINMTMSYRVDSDIFSPYGWLEKRDEKENFTIPQKTRLVAWAVSNWKTQLRRFQYYEELKPHIQIDIYGKQHLPLPKSYSQLRTFSQYKFYLSFENSIHEDYITEKLWSNAFLSGTVPVVMGPPRKNYERFIPPDSFIHVDDFSSAQELASYLLSLDGDDEKYEQYFNWRNTYQPVKDRKMWITDYCKVCKTLKEAPLYRTIPSIAEWFK from the coding sequence ATGAGTTGGTCCATCTTCTTTTTCCTTATGAACAGTTATGTtatctttttactattaacatatTACCATGGTGAGAGAGGATCTGTTTCTTCAAAGCAAAACTTTGCACTAAATTGTACAATCCCCCCTGAAGTAATCCTACCACAAAACTACTCAACAACAGCTCCACAAGAACAGTCCTCGTGGATTATCCTTCTTTGGACATGGCCTGCAGGACGTAATTTCTCCCTAAATCAATGTCCACCATCAATTGATTCATCTGGTTGCTTCTTTACTGTGGATCGTAGTATGTATTCAATGTCAGATGCTGTTGTTATTCATCACAGAGATGTATCTTGGTCCTTGTCTCTATTACCACCTACGCCAAGGCCTTCCAAACAGTTCTGGATTTGGTTTAACCTGGAGTCTCCATCAAATACCCAAAACCTAACCATGATGGACAATATCATAAACATGACCATGTCCTACAGGGTGGATTCTGATATCTTCTCTCCCTATGGTTGGCTGGAAAAGCGTGATGAAAAGGAGAACTTTACCATTCCTCAGAAGACCCGGTTGGTTGCTTGGGCAGTAAGTAACTGGAAAACACAACTCAGGAGATTCCAGTATTATGAGGAGTTAAAACCACACATCCAAATAGACATCTATGGAAAACAGCATTTGCCACTTCCAAAAAGTTATTCACAGCTTCGTACTTTCTCCCAATATAAATTCTACCTGTCTTTTGAGAATTCAATTCATGAAGACTATATAACGGAAAAACTCTGGTCCAATGCATTCCTTTCAGGGACTGTCCCAGTTGTAATGGGTCCTCCACGTAAAAATTATGAGCGTTTTATCCCACCCGATTCCTTCATTCATGTAGATGATTTTTCTAGTGCTCAAGAATTAGCCTCTTACCTTCTTAGCCTGGACGGAGATGATGAAAAATACGAGCAGTATTTTAACTGGCGTAATACCTATCAGCCAGTAAAAGACAGGAAAATGTGGATCACTGATTATTGTAAAGTATGTAAAACGCTTAAAGAAGCCCCATTGTATAGAACAATTCCAAGTATTGCTGAATGGTTCAAATAA